A DNA window from Niabella yanshanensis contains the following coding sequences:
- a CDS encoding RagB/SusD family nutrient uptake outer membrane protein: MKNLVLYIKCVVVVLFLSAALSCNKFIKEELVSTLTEDYYKTDAGLEDLVKSAYAPLQWKFTGEQSYAMSNFGTDEFREGDQFNNVRYNDYDANLNANDLFVDGLWTNNYAGIRRCNQGIELISAYDNPASTTLGTQAKKDLRVAELKGLRAFYYFHLLQQLGGVPLVLTVPKEAQYEFPRASEADVYTQVITDLRAAAAVTGLPWRYTAADRGRVTKAMVNHYLAKVYLTRGSAVTEQRGQKATDMDSAIYYANEVIVNSGHVLEADFGNLFNAAYPDGTIAPLGQAGTAPLSSKAKIEANNASNEIIFAAQFSSNLLLVGSGANNQTHLFYPSQYDAGVTGMTRDFFNGRPFRRLRPTDYTIDIFDKVNDSRFFKTFQTVYYRNAAIPAQSASPGLYWTAANAPAPGLVNLPKVMLGDTAGLYIVNPRNLPLLTSRIAAMRYYAVFARNKQTTSGGEITSDFNSNKYLTMWKLSDPIRLTNTNNEAKGIRNGTYARLAETYLIIAEAYGRKGDYTNALIYVNRLRQRAAYKANETRSPQIWQYMGGPDNLANTEVNNMATTALFTTNAPSELYPPTVTSTPDRFIHFMLNERTRELCGEFYRWEDLVRTETLFERTKLYNADISPSFATFHKRRPIPYLQMVAQQIGGQPMSPDQMKNYQNPGY; encoded by the coding sequence ATGAAGAATCTAGTACTATATATAAAATGTGTTGTTGTAGTTCTTTTCTTATCAGCGGCACTATCGTGTAACAAGTTTATTAAAGAAGAATTAGTGAGTACGCTTACAGAAGACTACTATAAAACTGATGCGGGACTCGAAGACCTGGTAAAATCTGCCTATGCTCCTTTACAATGGAAGTTTACGGGTGAGCAATCTTATGCTATGTCCAATTTTGGAACGGACGAATTCCGTGAGGGCGATCAGTTTAATAATGTAAGATACAATGATTATGATGCCAACCTGAATGCCAATGACCTGTTTGTGGACGGGCTTTGGACCAACAATTATGCTGGTATTCGCCGCTGTAACCAGGGTATAGAGCTGATTTCCGCATACGATAATCCTGCATCTACCACGTTAGGTACGCAGGCCAAAAAAGATTTGAGAGTGGCCGAGCTAAAAGGATTGAGGGCGTTTTACTATTTTCATTTGCTGCAGCAATTGGGGGGTGTGCCGCTTGTATTGACCGTGCCTAAAGAGGCGCAGTACGAATTTCCCAGGGCCAGCGAAGCCGATGTGTATACACAGGTTATTACAGACCTGAGAGCGGCAGCTGCGGTAACCGGTTTGCCCTGGCGTTATACGGCTGCCGACAGGGGACGTGTTACAAAAGCCATGGTGAACCATTACCTGGCAAAGGTATATCTTACCAGAGGCAGCGCAGTAACAGAACAGCGCGGACAAAAAGCTACTGATATGGATAGCGCTATCTATTATGCCAATGAAGTGATCGTAAACAGCGGTCATGTATTGGAAGCCGATTTTGGCAATTTGTTCAATGCTGCATACCCCGATGGTACGATCGCTCCCTTAGGACAGGCTGGTACGGCACCACTTAGCAGCAAGGCGAAAATTGAAGCTAACAATGCGAGCAATGAAATTATTTTTGCAGCACAATTCAGCTCCAATCTGTTATTGGTAGGTAGCGGTGCCAATAATCAAACCCATCTTTTTTATCCATCGCAGTACGACGCGGGAGTAACTGGTATGACCAGAGATTTTTTTAACGGACGACCATTTAGAAGATTACGCCCTACCGATTATACTATTGATATTTTTGATAAGGTAAACGATTCCCGGTTTTTTAAAACCTTCCAGACTGTTTATTACCGCAACGCAGCAATACCCGCGCAAAGCGCTTCACCGGGGTTGTACTGGACGGCTGCAAATGCGCCTGCTCCGGGCCTGGTTAATTTACCAAAAGTTATGTTGGGTGATACAGCCGGTTTGTACATTGTTAATCCCCGTAATCTTCCGCTGTTGACATCCCGGATAGCTGCCATGCGCTATTATGCAGTTTTTGCAAGAAATAAACAAACTACTTCCGGCGGTGAGATTACCAGCGATTTTAATAGTAATAAGTATCTTACTATGTGGAAACTATCCGACCCCATCCGTTTAACCAATACCAATAACGAGGCTAAGGGTATCAGGAACGGTACTTATGCCAGGTTGGCAGAAACCTATTTGATTATAGCGGAAGCTTATGGCCGGAAAGGAGATTACACGAATGCATTGATATATGTCAACAGGCTCCGGCAGCGGGCGGCTTATAAAGCAAATGAAACGCGTAGCCCCCAAATATGGCAATATATGGGCGGTCCTGACAATTTAGCCAATACAGAAGTTAATAATATGGCTACTACCGCATTGTTTACCACCAATGCACCCAGTGAACTGTATCCACCAACCGTCACATCAACACCTGACAGGTTTATTCATTTTATGTTGAATGAAAGAACCCGTGAACTTTGTGGCGAGTTTTACCGCTGGGAAGACCTGGTTCGCACCGAAACATTGTTTGAAAGAACCAAATTGTACAATGCGGATATCAGTCCTTCCTTTGCTACATTCCATAAACGCAGACCTATTCCTTACCTGCAAATGGTAGCTCAGCAAATTGGCGGGCAACCGATGTCGCCCGATCAGATGAAAAATTATCAAAATCCCGGATACTAA
- a CDS encoding arylsulfatase, with the protein MKFKWLLSFLPVLLAGFYSTSIAQPKKPNIILILADDLGVGDLGVYGQQKIKTPNLDRLAKDGLQFNQFYTGTSVCAPSRSSLMTGQHTGHTPVRGNKATQPEGQWPLPPGVVTIAGLLKEAGYTTGDFGKWGLGFVGTSGDPNQQGFDEFYGYNCQSLAHNYFPEHLWHNSSKISLPNTMPNQTVYAAQLIHDKAQQFIQKNSQQPFFLFLSYTLPHAALQLPANDSLLAYYIRAFKEKPVTVATGWQGKGYQPQAYPHAAYAAMVGRLDQYVGAIRKQVEALGIADNTLILFASDNGPHKEGGNDPVFFNSSAGLKGMKRDLYEGGVRTPFIAWWPGTIKAGRRSEWVGAFWDLLPTFADLAGVKVTSPTDGISMVPELKNQPQKRHDHLYWEFHEQGGKQAVRLGNWKGIRLNAMAHPDGPVELYDLRSDAAEKHNVAAGHPEIVARIAAIMKKEHVENENFPFFQQASK; encoded by the coding sequence ATGAAATTCAAATGGCTGCTTTCTTTTTTACCTGTTTTATTAGCTGGGTTCTATTCTACATCAATTGCGCAACCAAAAAAGCCGAATATCATTTTAATACTGGCCGACGACCTGGGAGTCGGTGACCTGGGCGTATACGGACAGCAAAAGATCAAAACACCCAACCTCGACCGGCTCGCAAAAGACGGACTACAGTTTAACCAGTTTTATACCGGTACATCAGTATGCGCTCCGTCCCGCTCATCGTTAATGACAGGGCAACATACGGGGCACACGCCTGTCCGCGGTAACAAAGCTACCCAGCCGGAAGGTCAGTGGCCATTACCGCCAGGGGTAGTTACCATTGCCGGGCTTTTGAAAGAAGCAGGATACACTACCGGTGATTTTGGCAAATGGGGACTGGGTTTTGTGGGTACCTCGGGCGATCCAAATCAGCAGGGATTTGATGAGTTTTATGGATATAACTGCCAGTCGCTGGCACATAATTATTTCCCGGAACATCTGTGGCATAACAGCTCAAAAATATCTTTACCTAATACCATGCCGAACCAGACAGTTTATGCTGCGCAATTAATTCATGATAAAGCTCAGCAGTTTATTCAAAAAAACAGTCAACAACCGTTTTTTCTTTTTCTCTCTTATACACTTCCGCATGCCGCCTTACAATTACCCGCTAACGATTCACTACTAGCCTATTACATCAGAGCTTTTAAGGAAAAGCCGGTAACTGTTGCCACTGGGTGGCAGGGGAAGGGGTATCAGCCGCAGGCCTATCCCCATGCTGCTTATGCCGCAATGGTAGGGCGATTGGATCAATATGTGGGAGCAATAAGAAAACAGGTGGAGGCTTTGGGCATAGCTGACAATACATTGATCCTTTTTGCCAGTGACAACGGGCCTCATAAAGAAGGGGGGAACGATCCGGTATTTTTTAATAGCAGCGCTGGTTTAAAAGGAATGAAACGCGATCTTTATGAAGGGGGTGTTCGTACGCCTTTTATTGCCTGGTGGCCAGGTACTATTAAAGCCGGTCGCCGCTCCGAATGGGTGGGCGCTTTCTGGGATCTCCTGCCGACTTTTGCAGATCTGGCGGGTGTTAAAGTTACTTCACCCACTGATGGCATATCCATGGTGCCGGAATTAAAGAACCAGCCACAGAAAAGACATGACCACCTGTACTGGGAATTTCACGAACAGGGCGGCAAGCAGGCTGTTCGGCTGGGAAACTGGAAAGGCATACGTTTAAACGCTATGGCTCATCCTGATGGGCCTGTAGAATTGTATGATCTGCGATCTGACGCTGCCGAAAAGCACAATGTGGCGGCCGGACACCCGGAAATTGTAGCCCGCATTGCAGCGATCATGAAAAAAGAGCATGTTGAAAATGAGAACTTTCCTTTTTTTCAGCAGGCATCAAAATAA
- a CDS encoding choice-of-anchor Q domain-containing protein, producing the protein MKKIYSLLLFSLCYTAILQAQITPSAEKILYVKKNVSGGTGNGSSWANAVPELADALKWAREQYIADDNWLAGDSLRIFIAEGTYKPLYDADNSRFQNDGGRDNAFVAIDRVHLYGGFPATGNPGMNERNWKTYPTILSGDIGVPNDYADNVYHVLITVNLQNTRIDGLRITGGMANAPSLQTAVSIKSTNIGHTRNGGGGLFAVLDSNTLKVSNVEISGNRADYAGGGDIRSALSLSNITVRDNIATEWGGGFYFAAMGPTGSYTLTNTLFTGNTAKYGGAIISQINALALVNTTIVNNTASLGGHGIYHRAIPGAQITLANSIVWNSAPNAVRIIDSLGGAPFDISFSIVQTATVPAGTGNFNSDPLFTDLAGGDFTLSDASPGINGGSNQFWNSANNTEILDLAGNPRIAGSAIDMGVFESQTVLPVLFGNWSAAIKNGQLVFDWSTEAEVNNDHFLIQVSQDGIKWTTVQKIPTLAAGGNSSIPLTYQSSIPLTSLSLGMGLFFLASLAFKGRRRMFVMITPVLLFVLIVSCNKKETLSNIENGKLFARLVQVDKDGITSASKIIQVMQE; encoded by the coding sequence ATGAAAAAAATTTATTCGCTACTCCTTTTTAGCCTATGTTATACAGCAATACTTCAGGCTCAAATCACTCCTTCGGCAGAAAAAATTCTTTACGTCAAAAAAAATGTATCAGGCGGAACCGGCAACGGATCGTCCTGGGCTAACGCAGTACCCGAATTGGCCGATGCCTTAAAATGGGCCAGGGAGCAGTATATAGCCGACGATAACTGGCTCGCAGGCGACTCGTTGCGTATATTTATTGCAGAAGGCACTTATAAGCCGTTGTACGATGCTGACAACAGCCGCTTCCAGAATGACGGGGGACGGGATAACGCCTTTGTAGCTATAGATCGGGTCCACCTGTACGGAGGGTTTCCTGCTACAGGCAACCCCGGAATGAATGAGCGCAACTGGAAAACTTATCCTACCATTTTGAGTGGCGACATAGGCGTTCCTAATGACTATGCGGACAATGTATACCATGTGCTGATTACTGTGAACCTGCAAAACACGCGTATCGATGGCCTGAGAATAACAGGAGGTATGGCAAACGCGCCTTCTTTGCAAACAGCAGTCTCCATTAAGAGCACCAACATCGGTCATACAAGAAACGGCGGTGGCGGGCTGTTCGCAGTCCTCGATTCAAATACTTTAAAGGTAAGCAACGTGGAAATCAGCGGTAACAGGGCCGACTACGCGGGCGGCGGAGATATTCGAAGTGCTCTTTCACTCTCCAATATTACTGTCAGGGACAATATTGCAACCGAATGGGGGGGCGGTTTCTATTTTGCTGCTATGGGGCCTACGGGAAGCTATACATTAACCAATACACTATTTACCGGTAATACCGCAAAATATGGCGGAGCTATCATAAGCCAAATCAATGCACTTGCACTGGTAAACACCACAATTGTCAATAATACAGCCAGCCTTGGGGGCCACGGCATATACCACAGGGCAATCCCAGGCGCTCAAATAACACTGGCCAATAGCATTGTGTGGAACAGTGCACCTAACGCCGTGCGGATAATAGATAGCCTGGGAGGCGCTCCATTTGACATTAGCTTTAGCATTGTACAAACGGCTACCGTGCCTGCCGGAACAGGCAACTTCAATTCCGATCCGCTTTTTACCGATCTGGCCGGGGGCGACTTTACCCTGTCTGACGCCAGTCCGGGCATTAATGGAGGAAGCAATCAATTTTGGAATTCGGCTAACAATACCGAAATATTGGACCTGGCGGGTAATCCGCGCATCGCCGGTAGTGCCATTGATATGGGCGTTTTTGAATCACAGACCGTACTCCCGGTTTTGTTTGGGAATTGGAGCGCCGCCATTAAAAATGGGCAGCTGGTATTTGACTGGAGCACAGAAGCAGAAGTCAACAACGATCATTTTTTGATACAAGTTTCACAAGACGGCATAAAGTGGACAACCGTGCAAAAGATACCAACCCTTGCTGCTGGAGGCAACAGCTCTATTCCATTGACGTATCAAAGTAGTATTCCTTTAACCTCGCTGAGTCTGGGAATGGGTCTGTTTTTCCTGGCCTCCCTGGCCTTCAAAGGCCGCAGGCGAATGTTTGTAATGATCACCCCAGTATTGCTTTTTGTGCTGATTGTTTCCTGTAACAAAAAAGAAACATTATCGAATATAGAGAACGGGAAACTGTTTGCCCGCCTGGTACAGGTAGATAAAGATGGTATAACGAGTGCATCCAAAATCATCCAGGTAATGCAGGAGTAA
- a CDS encoding glycoside hydrolase family 88/105 protein, with translation MAGQIKIALLLGFGVFAATQAGAQYVSGTGNDATMPLHLMKPDYDIPYGEITPEKVKVTLDRVFNYLNAVTPASLANKQTEAGVDIAKADEQAILKKGDFRLTSYEWGVTYTGMLEASAATGDKRYAQYSVNRINFLGDVVKHYKALQGKQPGIATPVRSVMQPHALDDAGSLCAAMIKAISAGARAEVVRPMIDNFIHYIMTKEFRLSDGTLARNRPLPNTLWLDDLYMSLPALAQMGKLTGEAKYFNEAIKQYRLFASRMFNTDNNLYMHGWVQGMNPHPQFHWARANGWAIMTKIELLDALPETHPGRKEVLEMLKKHAAGLASLQDKKGFWHQLLNKNDSYLETSATAIYAYCIARAINKGWLDTKAYGPMVILAWNAVATKVTDNGQVEGTCVGTGMGFDPAFYYYRPVNNFAAHGYGPVLLAGAEVYRMLKQHPFEINDSAVQMK, from the coding sequence ATGGCTGGTCAAATTAAAATAGCCTTGCTGCTGGGCTTTGGTGTGTTTGCTGCAACACAGGCAGGTGCACAATACGTGAGTGGAACCGGTAACGATGCAACGATGCCACTACACCTGATGAAACCGGACTATGATATACCTTATGGTGAAATCACACCTGAAAAAGTAAAGGTCACTTTGGATCGTGTGTTTAATTACCTGAATGCCGTAACGCCTGCCAGCCTGGCGAATAAGCAAACGGAAGCGGGTGTAGATATAGCTAAAGCTGATGAGCAGGCAATTTTGAAAAAAGGAGATTTCCGGCTTACCAGCTATGAGTGGGGGGTGACCTATACGGGTATGCTGGAAGCTTCGGCCGCTACGGGTGATAAGCGTTATGCACAGTATTCAGTTAACAGGATCAATTTCCTGGGTGATGTTGTAAAACATTATAAAGCCTTGCAGGGAAAGCAGCCCGGTATTGCAACACCTGTAAGATCGGTTATGCAGCCCCATGCCCTGGATGATGCCGGGTCTTTATGCGCTGCTATGATTAAGGCCATCAGCGCCGGGGCCAGGGCAGAAGTAGTAAGACCGATGATCGATAATTTCATTCATTATATAATGACCAAAGAATTCAGGTTGAGCGATGGAACTTTAGCGAGAAACAGGCCATTGCCTAATACCCTTTGGTTGGACGATCTGTACATGAGTTTACCGGCTTTAGCGCAAATGGGAAAATTGACGGGTGAAGCTAAATACTTTAATGAAGCTATAAAGCAATACCGGCTATTTGCCTCACGTATGTTTAATACAGATAATAATCTGTACATGCATGGCTGGGTACAGGGTATGAACCCACATCCCCAATTTCATTGGGCCCGTGCTAATGGGTGGGCAATTATGACAAAGATTGAATTATTGGATGCTTTACCCGAAACGCATCCGGGAAGAAAAGAGGTGTTGGAAATGTTGAAAAAGCACGCTGCAGGTCTTGCTTCTTTGCAGGATAAAAAAGGCTTCTGGCACCAGCTTTTGAACAAAAATGATTCTTACCTGGAAACGTCGGCAACCGCTATCTATGCTTATTGTATAGCGCGTGCTATTAATAAAGGCTGGCTGGATACAAAAGCTTATGGACCTATGGTGATACTGGCATGGAATGCTGTAGCTACTAAGGTTACAGATAATGGCCAGGTAGAAGGTACCTGTGTGGGAACAGGCATGGGCTTTGATCCGGCCTTTTATTACTACCGGCCGGTAAACAATTTCGCGGCGCATGGTTATGGGCCCGTTTTACTGGCAGGGGCAGAGGTGTACCGCATGTTGAAGCAGCATCCATTCGAAATTAATGATAGCGCTGTGCAAATGAAATAA
- the rhaM gene encoding L-rhamnose mutarotase yields the protein MQRIAFKMKLLPGFEAEYKKRHDEIWPELSDLLHETGVSDYAIFLDNQTLDLLGVLKLADGKTMDQLPSQPVMQKWWAYMADIMETHPGNEPLSVPLQEVFYMP from the coding sequence ATGCAGCGTATTGCCTTTAAAATGAAATTGCTTCCGGGATTTGAAGCCGAGTACAAAAAGCGTCATGACGAAATATGGCCTGAGTTAAGCGATCTTTTACATGAAACAGGCGTCAGCGATTATGCTATATTCCTGGATAATCAGACGCTTGATTTGCTGGGCGTATTAAAACTGGCGGATGGAAAAACCATGGATCAATTGCCTTCTCAGCCGGTTATGCAGAAGTGGTGGGCTTATATGGCTGATATTATGGAAACCCATCCCGGCAATGAGCCCTTGTCTGTTCCGTTACAGGAAGTGTTTTATATGCCTTAA
- a CDS encoding SusC/RagA family TonB-linked outer membrane protein: protein MNPLVLRAQQATKITGTVLDENARPVAGASVQLKGGTLTVATGSEGAFAIDVPMNAVLIISSVGYETQEVTVTQSQLNVVLRQKAAEMDQVVVVGYGTRKKSDVTGAIASVGGDDLRSVPVTNLTQALQGRVTGVVATPNSFRPGGGSTIRIRGNRSLNASNEPLYVVDGFPVTYTIDDMNPADIESVDILKDASATAIYGVRGANGVVQITTKKGKAGKVSVTYMGSKSVDQIIRQSPIYDGAGIADAWRQAFFADKQYTADRGTASVANPLYYYPTAVNDIALFWTRFGSIDQWNSVKDAYTWDVYDPANNIFRARKRPTTDAERDLLRGLGITSQLDSVDMYDPSRVKSFDWQNEVGLRNGSTDNHSISVTGGSDKIRSSLNAGYFKQTGIEYAQDYTRYSIGNSVDFKPVKFLNFGTSINFIHSITNTSTSSYGNANGMIPLVTPYDSAGKWVLYPNRDQQIVSAINDRNTVMDQTKANRVFGNVYAEVTLFKGLKYRTMFGADIRNTNRGTFNGSQSSIRQGSPANASRTDVRSSSWVYDNILTYNTTIKSDHSINVTLLHEMQSLNRTDTATMSANNLIFESQKWYSLQKNTDATVTGSGNFSEAKYLSYMARVEYGFRSKYLLTLSNRYDNSSVFAVNSTGAWFPSASLAWQLDREGFFASQNIFDYAKLRLGIGTVGNASIAPYRTGGPLASTSYSWGNGTPAIGAAPATFAVPALTWEKTTTTNLGIEFGILNNRITGTIDLYNTNTINQLQDKSIPAANGVGYLSVNLGKVNNRGIEVALSTRNIDNDNFKWSTDFMFSRNKERLMDIDGTGNSNYANLWILNQPLQVYWSYKKEGVFQYSDTASGGILSSLYWIKNGKTNTAFQPGRIKIQDTNGDSTFSNADKVVLGSHNPDFVASINNTFSYKNFELNFLTYFRVGGLYRVPRPGLVGRYQSNRVDYWTPSNPSNDYQQPTQTSDIPLYWEALTYRKATFIRVRNITLTYRVPKTLTSKINANNLAVYVTAVNPFLIHNGDKDYDPETVPYREFPGNTTSQVGPSSYSFKSYVLGVRVDL from the coding sequence GTGAACCCTCTTGTGTTGCGGGCCCAGCAAGCCACGAAAATTACAGGTACAGTATTAGATGAAAATGCCAGGCCGGTTGCGGGCGCTTCAGTACAACTAAAAGGCGGAACCCTCACAGTAGCCACGGGATCAGAAGGTGCGTTTGCCATTGATGTACCCATGAACGCAGTGTTGATTATTTCAAGTGTGGGTTACGAAACCCAGGAAGTAACGGTGACGCAGTCTCAGCTGAATGTGGTGCTCCGTCAGAAAGCTGCTGAAATGGATCAGGTAGTGGTGGTAGGCTACGGTACACGCAAGAAGAGTGATGTTACCGGTGCTATTGCCTCTGTCGGGGGAGATGATCTTCGCAGTGTACCTGTTACCAATCTTACACAGGCTTTGCAGGGCCGGGTTACCGGTGTAGTGGCTACGCCAAATAGTTTCCGGCCCGGTGGTGGAAGCACCATTCGTATCAGGGGTAACCGGTCGCTCAACGCAAGTAACGAACCACTGTATGTAGTAGATGGTTTCCCGGTAACCTATACCATTGATGATATGAATCCTGCCGATATAGAGTCGGTAGATATCCTAAAAGACGCATCGGCAACAGCTATTTACGGGGTGCGCGGCGCCAATGGGGTGGTGCAGATCACTACTAAAAAGGGTAAAGCCGGTAAGGTGAGTGTTACTTATATGGGTAGTAAATCTGTTGACCAGATCATCAGGCAGTCACCCATATATGATGGGGCCGGAATCGCCGATGCCTGGCGACAGGCTTTCTTTGCTGATAAGCAATATACCGCAGACAGGGGTACGGCATCTGTTGCCAATCCGTTGTATTATTATCCAACGGCGGTGAATGATATAGCTCTTTTCTGGACACGTTTTGGCAGTATTGATCAATGGAATTCTGTGAAAGATGCCTATACCTGGGATGTGTATGATCCGGCGAATAATATCTTCAGGGCCCGTAAACGACCCACAACAGATGCGGAGAGGGATTTATTAAGAGGGCTTGGGATCACTTCCCAGCTGGATAGTGTTGATATGTACGACCCTTCAAGAGTTAAGAGCTTCGATTGGCAAAATGAAGTAGGATTGAGGAATGGCTCCACTGATAATCACAGCATTTCCGTAACAGGAGGAAGTGATAAGATCAGGTCTTCTTTAAATGCAGGCTACTTTAAGCAAACCGGTATTGAGTACGCCCAGGATTATACCCGATACTCTATTGGGAATTCGGTGGATTTTAAACCTGTTAAATTCTTAAATTTTGGTACTTCTATCAACTTTATACACAGTATTACCAATACCAGCACCAGTTCCTACGGAAATGCCAACGGTATGATACCGTTGGTGACCCCTTATGACAGCGCCGGCAAGTGGGTACTATATCCCAACCGGGATCAGCAGATAGTGAGTGCCATCAATGACCGCAATACAGTTATGGATCAAACAAAGGCCAACCGCGTTTTTGGTAATGTGTATGCGGAAGTGACATTATTTAAGGGACTGAAATACCGGACGATGTTTGGCGCTGATATCCGTAATACCAACAGGGGGACGTTTAACGGGTCTCAATCTTCAATCAGGCAGGGAAGTCCGGCCAATGCATCCCGTACTGATGTTCGAAGCTCCTCCTGGGTGTATGATAATATATTAACCTATAATACTACTATTAAATCAGATCATTCTATTAATGTTACATTATTACATGAAATGCAGAGCCTGAACAGAACAGATACGGCTACCATGAGTGCTAATAATTTGATCTTTGAATCTCAGAAATGGTATTCTTTACAAAAAAATACCGACGCAACAGTAACGGGCAGCGGCAATTTTTCCGAAGCTAAATACCTTTCTTATATGGCAAGGGTAGAGTATGGTTTCAGGAGTAAGTATTTACTTACCTTGAGCAACCGGTATGATAATTCATCTGTATTTGCGGTGAATAGCACCGGGGCCTGGTTCCCGTCAGCATCGCTGGCCTGGCAGTTAGATAGAGAAGGATTTTTTGCCTCGCAAAATATATTTGATTATGCAAAGTTGCGTTTAGGTATTGGTACGGTGGGTAATGCTTCCATTGCTCCCTATCGTACCGGCGGACCTCTAGCCTCTACCAGTTACAGCTGGGGTAACGGTACTCCTGCTATTGGCGCTGCTCCTGCAACGTTTGCAGTTCCTGCACTTACCTGGGAAAAAACCACTACAACGAATCTGGGTATAGAGTTCGGCATATTGAACAATAGGATTACCGGTACCATTGATCTGTATAATACGAATACTATTAATCAATTACAGGACAAATCTATACCGGCAGCAAATGGAGTAGGTTACCTTTCTGTGAATTTGGGTAAGGTAAATAACCGTGGTATTGAAGTGGCCTTGAGTACCAGAAATATTGATAACGATAATTTTAAATGGAGCACCGACTTTATGTTTTCCAGGAACAAAGAAAGACTGATGGATATCGACGGAACCGGTAATAGTAATTATGCGAATCTTTGGATATTAAATCAACCCCTGCAGGTTTACTGGAGTTATAAAAAAGAAGGTGTTTTCCAATATAGCGACACCGCATCAGGGGGAATCCTTTCGTCTTTATACTGGATCAAAAACGGCAAAACCAATACCGCATTCCAGCCGGGCAGGATTAAAATACAGGATACCAATGGTGATTCTACCTTTAGCAATGCTGATAAAGTAGTATTAGGGTCTCACAACCCGGATTTTGTAGCCAGCATCAATAACACGTTCTCCTATAAAAATTTTGAACTCAACTTTTTGACCTACTTCCGGGTAGGCGGATTGTACCGTGTACCAAGGCCGGGCCTGGTAGGCCGGTATCAATCTAACAGAGTAGATTACTGGACTCCTTCTAATCCCTCTAACGATTATCAGCAACCTACTCAAACCAGTGATATCCCGCTTTATTGGGAGGCACTTACTTACAGGAAAGCAACTTTTATACGGGTAAGGAATATTACACTTACCTACCGGGTGCCTAAAACGCTTACTTCGAAAATCAATGCTAATAACCTGGCCGTGTATGTAACTGCGGTTAACCCCTTCCTGATACATAACGGCGATAAGGATTATGATCCCGAAACAGTTCCATATAGAGAGTTTCCTGGTAATACCACCAGCCAGGTAGGCCCCAGCTCTTATAGTTTCAAAAGCTATGTATTAGGAGTAAGAGTTGATTTGTAA